From the genome of Candidatus Electrothrix communis, one region includes:
- a CDS encoding Rpn family recombination-promoting nuclease/putative transposase, with protein sequence MATKERYINLFTDYGFKKIFGEEPNKNLLLDFLNELLKEEQGKIRDLTYLKTEQLGDTDIDRKAIFDLYCENERGEKFIVELQKSKQNFFKDRALYYSTFPIREQAERGDWNFKLKAVYTVAILDFVFDEDKDQPKKYRYDVKLSDVETNRVFYDKLTFIYLEMPKFTKKLEELTTRFDKWLYVIRNLNRLERIPDTLREQVFDQLFDSAEIARFTPDQVRSYEKSLKYYRDMKNSLDTAFDEGKEEGMKERDREIVIHAFQQGFDIKMIADLTGLSVEEVEAWNPNIKK encoded by the coding sequence ATGGCAACCAAAGAACGCTACATCAATCTGTTCACCGATTACGGGTTTAAAAAAATCTTCGGCGAAGAACCCAATAAGAACCTGCTGCTTGATTTTCTCAACGAGCTGCTCAAAGAGGAGCAAGGCAAGATCCGGGATCTGACCTATTTGAAGACAGAACAGCTCGGCGATACTGATATTGACCGAAAAGCCATTTTTGACCTCTACTGCGAAAACGAACGCGGCGAAAAATTCATTGTTGAGCTCCAGAAAAGTAAACAGAATTTTTTTAAAGATCGCGCCCTCTACTACTCCACCTTTCCCATCCGCGAGCAGGCAGAACGAGGTGACTGGAATTTCAAACTCAAGGCCGTCTATACTGTGGCTATTCTAGATTTTGTCTTTGATGAGGATAAGGATCAGCCGAAAAAATACCGCTATGATGTCAAACTCTCAGACGTTGAAACCAACAGGGTATTTTATGATAAGCTGACCTTCATCTACCTAGAAATGCCCAAGTTCACCAAAAAATTAGAAGAACTGACCACCCGTTTTGACAAGTGGCTCTACGTCATCAGAAACCTGAACCGGCTGGAACGAATACCGGACACGCTAAGGGAACAGGTGTTTGATCAGCTCTTTGATAGTGCGGAGATTGCACGCTTTACCCCGGATCAGGTTCGCTCCTACGAGAAAAGCCTGAAATATTATCGCGATATGAAAAACTCCCTTGATACCGCCTTTGACGAGGGTAAAGAAGAAGGTATGAAGGAAAGAGATAGAGAGATCGTTATCCATGCCTTTCAGCAAGGATTTGACATAAAAATGATAGCTGACCTGACGGGATTATCGGTTGAAGAGGTTGAAGCCTGGAATCCCAATATCAAGAAGTAG
- a CDS encoding DUF4143 domain-containing protein, with product MGENGGACIPYNFQVNQKINRDIIRLTRKFFVPKIKPLKKYKKLHRWDWSLCPDPGARFENLVASNLLKYCHLQEDTLGDSMELCFLRDNLKREVDFVVLRDNVPVFAVECKTGTKSLSKHLAYFAERTDIPCFYQVHTGQDDYEVADLRVRVLPFTRFVEEVLQV from the coding sequence ATGGGGGAGAACGGAGGAGCGTGTATTCCGTATAATTTTCAGGTTAACCAGAAAATTAATCGAGATATAATTCGATTAACCCGAAAATTCTTCGTGCCAAAGATCAAGCCACTGAAAAAATACAAAAAACTGCACCGCTGGGACTGGTCTCTTTGTCCTGATCCCGGAGCACGGTTTGAGAACTTGGTTGCCTCCAATCTGCTGAAGTATTGCCATCTTCAGGAGGACACCCTTGGCGACAGCATGGAGTTATGCTTCCTGCGAGATAATCTGAAGCGAGAGGTCGATTTTGTGGTTTTACGGGACAATGTCCCGGTTTTTGCCGTTGAATGCAAGACCGGGACGAAATCCTTGAGTAAGCATCTTGCCTATTTTGCTGAACGGACAGATATCCCCTGCTTTTATCAGGTGCATACCGGGCAGGATGACTATGAAGTCGCAGATCTGCGTGTACGGGTGCTCCCGTTTACCCGATTTGTTGAAGAGGTGTTGCAGGTGTAA